The genomic window AATATCATTGTTTCCCGCCGCGTACTTCTTGAAGAAGCCCGGGAACAGAAACGTGCAGCCCTGCTGAGCGTTCTCGAGGAAGGACAGCTGGTCAAGGGTGTGGTCAAGAACATCACCGATTACGGTGCGTTCATTGATCTGGGAGGCCTTGACGGTCTGCTGCACATCACCGACATGTCCTGGAAACGGATCAAGCATCCCAAGGAGCTCGTCCAGCTGGGCGACGAACTGGAACTCAAGGTGCTCAAGTTCGACAAGGAAAAGCAGAAGGTCTCTCTGGGCCTCAAGCAGCTCATTCCTGATCCGTGGGAAAACATCTCGGAAAAATATCCCGCAGAAACCAGATGCACCGGCAAGGTGACCAACCTGGTGGACTATGGCGCTTTTGTGGAACTGGAGCCCGGTGTTGAAGGTCTGGTTCACATTTCCGAAATGTCCTGGACCCGCAAACTCAGACACCCCTCCCAGATGGTCAACCTCGGTGATGAAGTCGAAGTGGTCATTTTGGGTGTAGAACCCGAGAAAAAGCGCATCTCCCTGGGCATGAAGCAGGTCAGCCCCAATCCTTGGGATCTGGTTGCCGAAAAGTATCCTTCCGGAACCATCATCGAAGCCCCCATCAAGAGCATCACGGATTTTGGTCTGTTCATTGGTATCGAAGAAGGTATCGACGGTCTCATCCATGTCTCGGATCTCTCCTGGACCAAGAAGATCCACCATCCCAACGAGCTCTACAAGGTCGGTGACATTGTCCAGGCCAAAGTGCTCCTGGTGGACAAGGAAAACGAGAAGTTCACCCTGGGTATCAAGCAGCTTGCCGATGACCCCTGGCTGGACGTTCCCAACAGATACCCCGTGGGAAGCACGGTCAACGGCGTGATCACCAACATCACGGATTTCGGTCTGTTCGTGGAAGTGGAAGAAGGCATCGAAGGTTTGGTGCACATCTCCGAAATGGGCAAGAAGATCAAGGACCCCAAGGAAGCCTTCAAGGAAGGGGAAACCATCGAAGCCCAGGTCATTCATGTCAGCTCGGATGATCACAAGCTCGGCCTGTCCATCAAGCAGCAGCAGAAGGAAGTGGCCAAGAAACAGGCCGCTGCAGCTGGTGGCAGCAACCTGGGCGATCTCATCAAGCAGAAGATGGAAGAAGAAGGCATGTAAGCCTGATCCTTGCCGTCCATGGCAAACTCAAAAGGCCGCATCCACACGGATGCGGCCTTTTTTTTGGATGACAATCCGGCACATTGGGCCATATAACCAGCGCGCATGTCGTTTTTTTGCAAACGACATGCGCGCTGGTCCTTTATGAAGCATTTTACAAGGAGTGGTTTGCAATGACAGCCGTATGGACAGCCTTCGGGCTTACCTTGTTTGCCGGTTTGGCAACCGGTATTGGCAGCGCCATCGCCTTTACGGCCAAGCGGACCAATTACCGTTTCCTGTCTGTGGCAACGGGATTTTCCGCAGGGGTCATGCTCTATGTGTCCTTTATTGAAATTTTTTCCAAAGGACGTGACGCCCTGGTGAGCGTCTATGGCGACCCGTGGGGTTATTGGGCCAATGTGGGCTCCTTTTTTGCCGGGATACTGGTGATCGGTCTCATTGACGCCTTGATCCCCGAGGCCGAAAACCCCCATGAGGTTCACAGCGAAATGGAAACCGCGCCCCTCCATGATCCTTCAGCCCCCTTGCCTGATTTTGAGGCCATAGCCCGCACCAGGGATCGCGGCCTCGGGACCCATGTGCACCCCAAGGGGACCAGACTCATGCGCATGGGACTGTTTACCGCTCTGGCCATTGGCATTCACAATTTTCCCGAAGGTCTGGCCACTTTTCTGGCCGCCCTGCAGGATCCGGCTCTGGGGATAGCCATTGCCATAGCCATTGCCCTGCACAATATCCCGGAAGGAATCAGTGTTTCCGTGCCCATATTCTATGCAACCGGAGACAGGAAAAAGGCCTTTGTCTACTCCATGCTCAGTGGTCTGGCAGAACCTGTGGGAGCGGGCATTGCCTATGCGGCCATGCGTCTTTTTATGGGAGGCGACGCCATCCCGGGCCAGGTCATGGGCTTCTTGTTCGGTGGTGTTGCCGGAATCATGGTCTACATCAGTCTCGACGAACTCCTGCCCACCAGCCGAGCCTACGGGCAAGGCCACGACAGCCTTTTGGGCCTGCTGGCCGGCATGGCCATCATGGCCTTGAGTCTGCTGCTCATGCGCTAGGAAACATCACCGGCAGTTATTCTTCCCGGGCTTCAGGAAAAATGGTTCCGATGGGAAGATGCGGAATGATCACCCGTTCCAGATCCCTGTACCCGGGGCGCCAGATGGTGGCGGCTGGTTTTCGTACGCGTGTATGGGGAGTCAGGCTCAACCGAGTGATATTCCCTGGATTGGCCCAGCAGGTCATCCCCTTGGTAACGGAAGGCTGGGGACGATGGATATGCCCGTTGACCACCCAATGGACTCCGGGAATTTCCACCAGGGGTACGGGCTTGTCCCTGAAATCAGGAAACGCCACATTGTGATGACTGATCCACATGACCATGGTGTCTTTAGGCCCCTTGACCGAGGACGGCAATGCATACCCGTCGGGAGAAGCACCCAGCACAAGGCGCTGCCCGCCTGTTACCAGCCTGAATACCGGACCTGGTTGCCCAATGAGATGGATCGCCCCCCGTGTGTGCAAATGCATGAGGGAGACATCCGGCGTAACGGTCCTGGCACCCAGATGTTTATCGTGATTGCCCACCAGAACCCACGGCACATGCGCCTTGAACATCGTGGTAAGCTCCTCAAGCAGAGAAGAAGAATTGTCCACAGGCACGTGGAGCAGATCACCGAGAAAAATCGGAATCAAATGGTGTTTTCTGGCCGTACGCAGACAAAAACGCACTTTGGCCAGAATCTGCTTGCGATAATTTCCCACCCGGTCATTGGGCGG from Desulfoplanes formicivorans includes these protein-coding regions:
- a CDS encoding 30S ribosomal protein S1; translated protein: MENLATQPNSNADVDIDNEMDFETALEDYLDSDFGNVQVGNIVTGEVVKVDDNYVLVDVNFKSEGQLPVSEFKDSEGNCSVHVGDKVDVYVVSKKDSTGTIILSHQKAKRMQFLNELEDILENKKTITGRIVRRIKGGYIVDINDMEAFLPGSHVDLRPVPDMDALVDQSFEFRVLKINRQRSNIIVSRRVLLEEAREQKRAALLSVLEEGQLVKGVVKNITDYGAFIDLGGLDGLLHITDMSWKRIKHPKELVQLGDELELKVLKFDKEKQKVSLGLKQLIPDPWENISEKYPAETRCTGKVTNLVDYGAFVELEPGVEGLVHISEMSWTRKLRHPSQMVNLGDEVEVVILGVEPEKKRISLGMKQVSPNPWDLVAEKYPSGTIIEAPIKSITDFGLFIGIEEGIDGLIHVSDLSWTKKIHHPNELYKVGDIVQAKVLLVDKENEKFTLGIKQLADDPWLDVPNRYPVGSTVNGVITNITDFGLFVEVEEGIEGLVHISEMGKKIKDPKEAFKEGETIEAQVIHVSSDDHKLGLSIKQQQKEVAKKQAAAAGGSNLGDLIKQKMEEEGM
- the zupT gene encoding zinc transporter ZupT; translation: MTAVWTAFGLTLFAGLATGIGSAIAFTAKRTNYRFLSVATGFSAGVMLYVSFIEIFSKGRDALVSVYGDPWGYWANVGSFFAGILVIGLIDALIPEAENPHEVHSEMETAPLHDPSAPLPDFEAIARTRDRGLGTHVHPKGTRLMRMGLFTALAIGIHNFPEGLATFLAALQDPALGIAIAIAIALHNIPEGISVSVPIFYATGDRKKAFVYSMLSGLAEPVGAGIAYAAMRLFMGGDAIPGQVMGFLFGGVAGIMVYISLDELLPTSRAYGQGHDSLLGLLAGMAIMALSLLLMR
- a CDS encoding metallophosphoesterase — translated: MDILIGNEQDASVPEVRAKGLLFVADPHVADHPPNDRVGNYRKQILAKVRFCLRTARKHHLIPIFLGDLLHVPVDNSSSLLEELTTMFKAHVPWVLVGNHDKHLGARTVTPDVSLMHLHTRGAIHLIGQPGPVFRLVTGGQRLVLGASPDGYALPSSVKGPKDTMVMWISHHNVAFPDFRDKPVPLVEIPGVHWVVNGHIHRPQPSVTKGMTCWANPGNITRLSLTPHTRVRKPAATIWRPGYRDLERVIIPHLPIGTIFPEAREE